One Cinclus cinclus chromosome 24, bCinCin1.1, whole genome shotgun sequence genomic window carries:
- the ZPBP2 gene encoding zona pellucida-binding protein 2 — MAGGGGRPRCSPGSLLGVAAVVVAAGWAREELKEEQSIDLIGKNEVYGDTRHEVSVYVKVFTNSPFLVCMDLALSQERIIDPNYLWIGPDGTDLQGQGYVNLTETGKLMVMGFRVSMSGAYTCILSHKVIETTTQEETEMIEAYKFMVYAYREADHAYQMSVRFSTTHCRLKNNGLFVERLNKILNSTISHLTCHITESSYKCHSIRTPKNGLQHELFVNFLVNPFAPGWEEVCLKVPYDCEDVTNGRVRQAAELIGEFFHQLKHVLKHEFHAVPTIQYVDNSLSMTPIDSCRPGFGKNHHTHQNCASCCVVCGPGTYSPNNEVTCRTCASPQARMYGAESCY; from the exons atggcggggggcggcgggaggCCCCGCTGCTCCCCGGGCTCTCTCCTGGGTGTGGCGGCCGTGGTGGTAGCGGCGGGATGGG CAAGAGAGGAACTGAAGGAAGAGCAATCTATTGATTTAATTGGAAAGAATGAAGTTTATGGTGACACCAGGCATGAAG TGAGTGTGTACGTTAAGGTGTTCACAAACAGCCCGTTCCTGGTCTGTATGGATTTGGCTCTTTCTCAAGAAAGAATAATAGATCCCAACTATTTGTGGATTGGTCCAGATGGAACAGATTTACAAG GGCAAGGATATGTGAATCTGACAGAGACAGGGAAGCTGATGGTGATGGGTTTCAGGGTGTCAATGTCTGGTGCCTACACTTGCATTCTCTCCCACAAAGTCATCGAAACTACAAcacaggaagaaacagaaatgatTGAGGCCTATAAATTCATGGTTTATG CCTACAGGGAAGCTGACCATGCCTATCAGATGTCTGTTCGCTTTAGCACAACGCATTGCAGGCTGAAAAACAACGGCTTGTTCGTCGAGAGATTGAACAAAATCCTCAACAGTACCATCTCCCACCTGACCTGCCACATCACAGAGTCGTCCTACAAGTGCCACTCAATCAGGACACCAAAGAACGGCCTCCAGCATGAGCTGTTTGTTAATTTTCTAG TCAATCCATTTGCACCAGGATGGGAAGAAGTTTGCCTCAAGGTTCCTTATGACTGTGAGGATGTGACAAATGGGAGAGTCCGACAG GCAGCAGAGCTAATTGGAGAGTTTTTCCATCAGCTGAAGCATGTTTTGAAGCATGAGTTTCATGCTGTTCCTACAATTCAGTACGTGGACAACAGCCTCTCCATGACTCCCATCGACAGCTGCCGGCCAGGTTTTGGGAAAAATCACCACACTCACCAGAactgtgccagctgctgtg TGGTTTGTGGTCCTGGAACTTACAGTCCCAACAATGAGGTGACGTGTCGGACCTGTGCCAGCCCTCAAGCCAGAATGTATGGAGCAGAATCCTGCTATTAA